A genomic window from Halobaculum sp. MBLA0147 includes:
- a CDS encoding orc1/cdc6 family replication initiation protein has translation MLHADETASVFADRDLVEPDTIINEERIVGRDDQLESVVSFLRPALQGNRPPNMLLYGPAGTGKSLIVGAVTEQIVELCESRGEQFGVVEINCQPINTLDQAVYELVKTVADDVGVDPGVPETGVSTRRKYRRLYDLVDEHYDSVIFVVDEIDLLVGRQDQEEPAYSKLLYQLSRASNTNEIGGGVSVAALTNDPKFMEDLDGRTESSFNPRDIHFPDYDANQLREILRNRRDAFRDDALSGDVIPLVAAFAAQSHGDARKAIDLFRGAGDLADERADDCVTEEHVRDSQDEVDKDRSLKLIEGLTTQKKISLFATAAVAHYSSETMTDVPSPVGFQVYQWLTDQLDADQMTRETFVKYVKELSTYGLISTTRESRGRGGGMYMVFSFTGDPEGMLERVVEDTRLEDLRGDEDLLASVVDAQLEQFEEK, from the coding sequence ATGCTCCACGCCGACGAGACTGCCTCCGTCTTCGCGGACCGGGACCTCGTCGAACCGGACACGATAATCAACGAGGAGCGGATCGTCGGCCGCGACGACCAACTCGAGTCCGTCGTCTCCTTCCTCCGTCCCGCACTCCAGGGGAACCGCCCACCGAACATGCTGCTGTACGGCCCCGCCGGGACCGGGAAGTCGCTGATCGTCGGCGCGGTCACCGAACAGATCGTCGAGCTGTGCGAGTCACGCGGCGAACAGTTCGGCGTCGTCGAGATCAACTGTCAGCCGATCAACACCCTCGATCAGGCGGTGTACGAGTTGGTGAAGACCGTCGCCGACGACGTGGGTGTCGACCCCGGCGTCCCGGAGACGGGTGTCTCGACGCGACGGAAGTACCGCCGGCTGTACGATCTCGTCGACGAGCACTACGACTCGGTGATCTTCGTCGTCGACGAGATCGACCTCCTCGTCGGCCGGCAAGACCAGGAGGAGCCCGCGTACTCGAAACTGTTGTACCAGTTGTCGCGTGCGAGCAACACGAACGAGATCGGCGGCGGCGTGTCGGTCGCGGCGCTCACGAACGACCCCAAGTTCATGGAGGACTTAGACGGTCGGACGGAGAGTTCGTTCAATCCGCGCGACATCCACTTCCCGGACTACGACGCCAACCAACTGCGCGAGATCCTCCGGAACCGGCGCGACGCGTTCCGCGACGACGCGCTCAGTGGGGACGTGATCCCACTCGTCGCCGCGTTCGCGGCGCAGAGCCACGGTGACGCCCGGAAGGCGATCGACCTCTTCCGTGGTGCCGGTGACCTGGCGGACGAACGTGCCGACGACTGCGTCACGGAAGAGCACGTCCGGGACTCGCAAGACGAGGTCGACAAGGACCGCTCGCTGAAGCTGATCGAGGGACTGACCACCCAGAAGAAGATCTCGTTGTTCGCGACCGCGGCCGTCGCTCACTACTCCAGCGAGACGATGACGGACGTTCCGAGTCCGGTCGGGTTCCAAGTGTACCAGTGGTTGACGGATCAGTTGGACGCCGACCAGATGACCCGGGAGACGTTCGTGAAGTACGTGAAAGAGTTGTCGACCTACGGATTGATCTCGACGACACGCGAGAGTCGCGGTCGTGGTGGTGGGATGTACATGGTGTTCAGTTTCACCGGCGACCCAGAGGGGATGCTGGAACGAGTGGTCGAGGACACGCGGCTCGAAGACCTCCGCGGAGACGAGGACCTCCTCGCGTCGGTGGTCGACGCGCAACTCGAGCAGTTCGAAGAGAAGTGA
- a CDS encoding iron transporter, whose amino-acid sequence MDRRRFLATAGAAGSAALAGCGGLIQTRPARTTPPVVENRPDGVYVPSHVEGMEIAGVTRAGGLGFGLMYSYPHRFWNVNGSDVSKTEIDDGDEVHLMASVWDRETGTVLPETGLTVEITRDDALVSQETIYPMLSQPMGFHYGANFGLEGDGTYQVRLNVGGVRTRKTGGFVGRFESATTATIDFDYERAVRDEISFERLGDRAGARGAVDPMQMEMLPSSTAPTESALPGRVVGRASSDDVVFLVTVLDSPPAGIDADGQYLAVSARTPYNRMVIPAMALRGTLTRDGESVFDGELVRTIDPDLNYHYGAVVDEVTAGDELTVQPRVQPQTARHEGFETAFGGVTGPMSDVSLTVE is encoded by the coding sequence ATGGACAGACGGAGGTTCCTCGCGACCGCCGGCGCGGCGGGGAGTGCCGCACTGGCGGGGTGTGGTGGGTTGATCCAGACCCGTCCCGCGCGGACGACGCCGCCGGTGGTCGAGAACCGTCCGGACGGCGTCTACGTCCCGAGTCACGTCGAGGGAATGGAGATAGCCGGCGTGACACGGGCCGGCGGTCTGGGGTTCGGGCTGATGTACAGCTACCCCCACCGCTTCTGGAACGTGAACGGGTCGGACGTGTCGAAGACGGAGATCGACGACGGCGACGAGGTCCACCTGATGGCGAGTGTCTGGGACCGCGAGACGGGGACGGTTCTCCCCGAGACCGGGCTGACGGTCGAGATCACCCGGGACGACGCGCTCGTCTCACAGGAGACGATCTACCCGATGCTCTCGCAGCCGATGGGGTTCCACTACGGCGCCAACTTCGGTCTGGAGGGTGACGGCACGTACCAGGTGCGACTGAACGTGGGTGGCGTCCGAACCCGGAAGACCGGTGGGTTCGTCGGGCGGTTCGAGTCGGCGACGACCGCGACGATCGACTTCGACTACGAGCGGGCCGTCCGCGACGAGATCAGCTTCGAGCGACTCGGCGACCGGGCGGGCGCTCGGGGTGCCGTCGACCCGATGCAGATGGAGATGTTACCGTCGTCGACGGCCCCCACGGAGTCGGCACTCCCCGGACGGGTTGTCGGACGAGCGTCGAGTGACGACGTGGTGTTCCTCGTGACGGTGCTCGACAGTCCCCCCGCCGGGATCGACGCCGACGGGCAGTACCTCGCCGTCTCCGCACGGACACCGTACAACCGGATGGTGATCCCCGCGATGGCCCTGCGCGGGACGCTGACGCGTGACGGCGAGTCGGTCTTCGACGGAGAACTCGTCCGGACGATCGACCCCGATCTGAACTACCACTACGGCGCGGTCGTCGACGAGGTCACCGCCGGCGACGAGTTGACGGTCCAGCCCAGAGTCCAGCCGCAGACGGCGCGCCACGAGGGGTTCGAGACCGCCTTCGGCGGTGTGACGGGTCCGATGTCCGACGTCTCGCTGACCGTCGAGTGA
- the uvsE gene encoding UV DNA damage repair endonuclease UvsE: protein MLGYAAMNRTLREETPPVRCNRSMREATFEDRGLEYVAELAVQNLSDLLTTLQWNVRHGIFFYRCTSKLIPWNLRYEIERLPRFDEIRRLAERIGEFVETNGVRLTFHPNYYCKLASTSTDTAERSARDLANHGRWLDLMGLPRRPYYGIVVHVGATYGDREATLTRFCARVDDLPAAAADRLTVENDDEEALYSADELVRGVAEECGVPVTLDYHHHSFTDRGYSYREAYDLARETWDGPPVVHLSEAERLHTGDTTTSPQSHADYVAEIPAWLRASDADVMLEAHAKERAVLYHTLDHETGGPADDHETGCPAENLEHDAPPDGSA from the coding sequence GTGCTCGGCTACGCTGCGATGAACCGGACGCTCAGAGAAGAGACACCGCCAGTCCGGTGCAATCGCAGTATGCGCGAAGCGACGTTCGAGGACCGCGGTTTGGAGTACGTCGCGGAGTTGGCGGTCCAGAACCTCTCGGATCTCCTGACGACACTGCAGTGGAACGTCCGTCACGGGATCTTCTTCTACCGGTGTACCTCGAAACTGATCCCGTGGAACCTCCGGTACGAGATCGAACGGCTCCCGCGGTTCGACGAGATCCGACGCCTCGCGGAGCGGATCGGCGAGTTCGTCGAGACGAACGGTGTCCGTCTCACGTTCCACCCGAACTACTACTGCAAGCTCGCGAGTACGTCGACCGACACTGCCGAACGGTCCGCTCGCGACCTCGCGAACCACGGCCGGTGGCTCGACCTGATGGGACTCCCGCGGCGGCCGTACTACGGCATCGTCGTCCACGTCGGCGCGACGTACGGAGACCGGGAGGCGACACTCACAAGATTCTGCGCGCGTGTCGACGACCTCCCGGCGGCCGCGGCCGACCGACTGACCGTCGAGAACGACGACGAGGAGGCACTCTACAGCGCGGACGAACTGGTCCGTGGGGTCGCGGAGGAGTGTGGTGTGCCGGTGACGCTCGACTACCACCACCACTCGTTCACCGATCGCGGGTACAGCTACCGCGAGGCGTACGATCTCGCCCGCGAGACGTGGGACGGACCACCAGTGGTCCACCTCTCGGAGGCCGAACGACTACACACGGGCGACACGACGACGAGTCCTCAGAGCCACGCCGACTACGTCGCCGAAATTCCGGCGTGGCTCCGGGCCAGTGACGCAGACGTGATGCTGGAAGCGCACGCGAAGGAACGAGCCGTGTTGTACCACACGCTCGACCACGAGACAGGAGGTCCAGCCGACGACCACGAGACGGGATGTCCGGCCGAGAACCTCGAACACGACGCACCTCCCGACGGTAGCGCGTGA
- a CDS encoding DUF6684 family protein, which produces MARDSARDTDRSDSPAGTDSTDPTATESGEAGSVFDTELLSDLSVNAVPIVIIVVFLSAASLFGPIGGGGERLALFHGALIGGVVLVSVVAGWVIRRADGQLEGSAAQTYDDSERE; this is translated from the coding sequence ATGGCACGAGACTCGGCTCGGGACACGGATCGGTCAGACTCGCCCGCCGGAACGGACTCTACCGACCCCACCGCAACCGAGTCCGGTGAGGCCGGGAGCGTCTTCGACACCGAGTTGCTCTCGGATCTGTCCGTCAACGCCGTCCCGATCGTCATCATCGTCGTCTTTCTCTCTGCCGCGAGCCTGTTCGGACCGATCGGCGGTGGTGGTGAGCGACTGGCACTGTTTCACGGCGCGTTGATCGGTGGTGTCGTCCTCGTCAGCGTCGTCGCCGGGTGGGTGATCCGACGCGCAGACGGCCAACTGGAGGGGAGCGCCGCCCAGACGTACGACGACTCGGAGCGGGAGTGA
- a CDS encoding SDR family NAD(P)-dependent oxidoreductase, translated as MESLDPDLTGRTALVTGSADRVGREILLRLADAGADVAVHHRSSSTTASETAADARERGVDATVVRGDVTEPDAVDAFVGECESALGTVDVLVNAVGPLPGGRWDELSYDQWQTTVAGCLYGTYLCSHRVLPAMRDAEWGRIVNFGVADARDDRAVPENFPYFAAKKTVLLFTRTLAYDTQTAGITVNAVSPFAVENTVVDDVDYPRGRPASFDDVAAPILFFCSAAASYISGQNVAVDGGRLQEAN; from the coding sequence ATGGAGTCACTCGACCCAGACCTCACCGGGCGGACGGCACTCGTAACCGGTTCCGCGGACCGTGTCGGACGAGAGATACTGTTGCGACTGGCCGATGCAGGTGCAGACGTGGCGGTACACCACCGATCTAGTTCGACGACAGCGTCGGAGACGGCGGCAGACGCCCGCGAACGGGGCGTCGACGCGACGGTCGTTCGCGGTGACGTGACAGAGCCAGACGCCGTCGACGCGTTCGTCGGCGAGTGCGAGTCGGCGCTGGGGACCGTCGACGTGTTGGTCAACGCCGTCGGCCCACTTCCCGGGGGCCGCTGGGACGAACTCTCGTACGACCAGTGGCAGACGACGGTCGCGGGTTGTCTGTACGGCACCTACCTCTGTTCACACCGTGTGCTTCCAGCGATGCGCGACGCCGAGTGGGGACGGATCGTCAACTTCGGTGTCGCGGACGCACGCGACGATCGAGCAGTCCCGGAGAACTTCCCGTACTTCGCCGCGAAGAAGACAGTTCTGCTGTTCACACGAACGCTCGCGTACGACACGCAGACGGCCGGGATCACCGTCAACGCCGTCTCGCCGTTCGCCGTCGAGAACACGGTCGTCGACGACGTGGACTACCCGCGTGGCCGACCGGCGTCGTTCGACGACGTGGCGGCCCCGATCCTGTTCTTCTGCTCGGCGGCTGCGTCGTACATCTCCGGGCAGAACGTCGCCGTCGACGGTGGTCGGCTACAGGAGGCGAACTGA
- a CDS encoding potassium channel family protein, with translation MSDQSQSAAAGDGPVAGVDTAVLHMSPAERAERGVDDETVREAFLAVARHGDAADKDLRGVTLPALSVDRLQIDPDDRHPLDLREATVEAFSAEEALLGVPIRLDDATVGELSFDEATLHEDVRASNATFEGPVSTFETRFEDEVAFEAATFEGPVDLDEGEFRRDVTVDRATFHDDCTARAAEFYGDSNLLDDNTSFTGARFVGEANFRQTTFGYVHFEECVFEERARFEEALFDGDAEFTDAEFAAAADFDEITVEEDAAFDAVAFDGPTHFRGATFTGGQRTLEDDTTFAETTFADEALFEAARFRFATFADAHFESRVDFTDAAFDDDARFDRARFGGPAVFEEVRFRGDGRFADAVFEREAAFHGTEFAGGANRVEADAGFAGVRFETDAHFQSVTARTADFSDAAFGGEIDFTEAEFTDNVAFAPHGIDTDAYVDFTRAKLRSGHVHQPPDEWVRYDLTRASLGDVRLVADSADDERELLDYFRFCRTEFTEFDGHDFDFGAHRAYLERNDWSIHEFDEPPAADPEYSVAMTPETVATTYLKAKQAAREDGETKIAGEFRVKRQRFTRRENVSVVTDEETDVVTRVKNLGRAAENYLLGISCGHGMRPLRIGAAFLVSPLLFVPLYAFGGPTFATTVGQLSSLGALATESGRATFFELVHFSYVSYTTIGYGNNAPAGAMARVLATLEAYLSVVLSALFVYALVKRSEL, from the coding sequence ATGTCCGACCAGAGCCAGTCGGCCGCCGCCGGCGACGGGCCGGTCGCCGGGGTCGACACGGCGGTCCTCCACATGTCGCCTGCGGAACGGGCAGAGCGGGGTGTCGACGACGAGACCGTCCGCGAGGCGTTCCTCGCCGTCGCACGCCACGGCGACGCCGCGGACAAGGACCTCCGTGGTGTCACCCTCCCGGCGCTGTCGGTCGATCGCCTCCAGATCGACCCGGACGACAGACACCCGCTGGACCTCCGCGAGGCGACCGTCGAGGCGTTCTCCGCCGAGGAGGCGTTACTAGGAGTCCCGATCCGTCTCGACGACGCGACCGTCGGCGAACTCTCCTTTGACGAGGCGACGCTCCACGAGGACGTCCGGGCGTCGAACGCGACGTTCGAGGGCCCCGTGTCGACGTTCGAGACGCGGTTCGAGGACGAGGTGGCGTTCGAGGCGGCGACGTTCGAGGGCCCAGTCGACCTGGACGAGGGGGAGTTCCGGCGCGACGTGACGGTCGACCGGGCCACGTTCCACGACGACTGTACGGCGCGTGCCGCCGAGTTCTACGGCGACTCGAACCTGCTGGACGACAACACTAGTTTCACCGGCGCCCGGTTCGTCGGCGAGGCGAACTTCCGACAGACGACGTTCGGCTACGTCCACTTCGAGGAGTGTGTCTTCGAAGAGCGGGCACGCTTCGAGGAGGCGCTGTTCGACGGCGACGCCGAGTTCACCGACGCCGAGTTCGCCGCGGCTGCCGACTTCGACGAGATCACCGTCGAAGAAGACGCCGCCTTCGACGCCGTCGCGTTCGACGGGCCGACACACTTCCGCGGGGCGACGTTCACAGGCGGCCAGCGCACGCTCGAGGACGACACCACGTTCGCGGAGACGACGTTCGCCGACGAGGCGCTGTTCGAGGCGGCACGGTTCCGCTTCGCGACGTTCGCCGACGCACACTTCGAGAGTCGTGTCGACTTCACGGACGCCGCCTTCGACGACGACGCACGGTTCGACCGCGCCCGGTTCGGCGGGCCGGCCGTGTTCGAGGAGGTTCGGTTCCGTGGCGACGGCCGGTTCGCCGACGCCGTCTTCGAGCGCGAGGCCGCGTTCCACGGGACGGAGTTCGCCGGCGGTGCGAACCGGGTCGAGGCCGACGCGGGGTTCGCGGGAGTGCGGTTCGAGACGGACGCACACTTCCAGTCGGTGACCGCGCGGACGGCCGACTTCTCCGACGCCGCGTTCGGTGGCGAGATCGACTTCACCGAGGCCGAGTTCACCGACAACGTCGCGTTCGCGCCACACGGGATCGACACGGACGCGTACGTCGACTTCACGCGAGCGAAGCTCCGCAGCGGCCACGTCCACCAGCCACCCGACGAGTGGGTGCGGTACGACCTCACGCGGGCGAGTCTCGGCGACGTGCGACTCGTCGCCGACAGCGCGGACGACGAGCGCGAGCTACTCGACTACTTCCGGTTCTGTCGGACGGAGTTCACCGAGTTCGACGGCCACGACTTCGACTTCGGCGCCCACCGGGCGTACCTGGAACGTAACGACTGGTCGATCCACGAGTTCGACGAACCACCCGCGGCCGACCCGGAGTACAGCGTCGCGATGACACCCGAGACCGTCGCGACGACGTACCTGAAGGCCAAACAGGCCGCTCGCGAGGACGGGGAGACGAAGATCGCCGGCGAGTTCCGCGTGAAACGCCAACGGTTCACGCGACGCGAGAACGTGTCGGTCGTCACCGACGAAGAGACCGACGTGGTGACTCGTGTCAAGAACCTCGGTCGTGCGGCGGAGAACTACCTGTTGGGGATCTCCTGTGGCCACGGGATGCGGCCACTCCGGATCGGTGCCGCGTTCCTCGTCTCGCCGTTGCTGTTCGTCCCGTTGTACGCCTTCGGCGGCCCGACGTTCGCGACGACTGTCGGACAACTCTCCTCGCTCGGTGCGTTGGCGACCGAGAGCGGGCGGGCGACGTTCTTCGAGTTGGTGCACTTCAGCTACGTCTCCTATACCACCATCGGCTACGGGAACAACGCGCCCGCCGGTGCGATGGCGCGGGTGCTCGCGACGCTGGAGGCGTACCTCAGCGTCGTCCTCTCGGCGTTGTTCGTCTACGCGCTGGTCAAGCGGTCCGAGTTGTGA
- a CDS encoding PQQ-binding-like beta-propeller repeat protein, with product MPSRVLTRRTTLAAVASILGGCVTSDPRFESRCSDDPTAWSQYRGSSDRNLRVSRVTPARIDPAPSPSSDSSTSTSASDTTRSTQSPTRERLPSLDRVGAVAVDGGPKCPPAVVDSTAVVGVNDGVVATDLQTGNVVWEYRPGGPNRFNTTPVVHCGTVLASSTHRLHALDFETGNRRWRHDVSGGLHFPRSPAVVDGRLFVPGDGLVAVDARTGETLWQRTDFGHVAAVAASADHVIASLEDRGTDPSPGVAALDPATGETVWRRTNVGPVDRPAVVSNGRVGVTTESDSVWLLDETDGETVTSVLFLRPGRRSPLPPPTLVDDGAVAIERRLPSGVVRRIDEHGDTRWETEVDGASFSPIVGHEYVAVAGSGGLHLLDRETGTVEHTAPLPVGNVTRQFPVVPADGRLFVPSHGQITLHDWE from the coding sequence ATGCCCTCACGAGTACTCACACGGCGCACGACACTCGCAGCAGTGGCCTCGATCCTCGGTGGTTGTGTCACCAGTGATCCTCGATTCGAGTCGCGGTGCTCGGACGACCCGACCGCATGGTCCCAGTACCGCGGCAGCTCGGATCGGAACCTCCGTGTATCGAGGGTGACACCCGCGCGTATCGACCCCGCTCCGAGTCCGTCGTCCGACAGCTCGACATCCACATCGGCGTCCGACACGACTCGGTCCACCCAGTCACCGACCCGTGAACGTCTCCCGTCGCTCGACCGTGTCGGCGCGGTCGCGGTCGACGGCGGTCCGAAGTGCCCACCGGCAGTCGTCGACTCGACGGCTGTCGTCGGAGTGAACGACGGCGTCGTCGCTACGGACCTCCAGACGGGCAACGTCGTCTGGGAGTACCGACCGGGCGGCCCGAATCGCTTCAACACGACACCCGTCGTCCACTGTGGGACGGTACTCGCGTCGAGCACCCACCGTCTGCACGCGCTCGACTTCGAGACGGGGAACCGACGCTGGCGACACGATGTCTCGGGTGGGCTCCACTTCCCCCGGTCACCGGCAGTCGTCGACGGGCGGCTGTTCGTCCCGGGTGACGGACTCGTCGCCGTCGACGCGCGTACCGGTGAGACACTCTGGCAGCGGACCGACTTCGGCCACGTGGCGGCCGTCGCGGCGAGCGCCGACCACGTGATCGCGAGCCTCGAGGACCGCGGGACCGACCCGAGTCCGGGCGTCGCAGCACTCGACCCCGCCACGGGCGAGACCGTCTGGCGCCGAACCAATGTCGGCCCGGTCGACCGACCGGCGGTCGTGTCGAACGGCAGAGTGGGGGTCACGACGGAGTCCGACAGTGTCTGGCTCCTCGACGAAACCGACGGGGAGACCGTGACGAGTGTCCTGTTCCTCCGACCGGGTCGCCGGTCGCCACTCCCCCCGCCGACACTGGTCGACGACGGTGCCGTCGCGATCGAACGCCGCCTCCCGTCGGGGGTCGTCCGTCGGATCGACGAGCACGGTGACACTCGGTGGGAGACGGAAGTCGACGGCGCCTCGTTCTCGCCCATCGTCGGCCACGAGTACGTGGCCGTCGCCGGGTCGGGTGGACTGCACCTGCTCGACCGCGAGACCGGGACGGTGGAACACACGGCACCGCTCCCGGTGGGGAACGTCACCCGCCAGTTCCCGGTCGTCCCGGCCGACGGTCGACTGTTCGTCCCCTCCCACGGGCAGATCACGTTACACGACTGGGAGTGA
- a CDS encoding spermidine synthase → MTASTFGLLTDRRVKLGLTFVVAFCSIAYELVYSEFLTVFYGGTVLRYSITIGLYMFSLGVGAFLSPQLGDTESNFLRTEVYLALAGPLGAGLIVGVNAFPAVTFPGKYELGLAVSHVPILVVGLLSGFEIPLLEDLVADRDGGVFGRLGHLPRRGAARVLGVLFAVEPSDNDALSEVLGVDYLGSLAGTVVYALVLYPDHGLVVSVLALGLLNALAALTFAAWTLSDVTRLSRPSAGRWRVLVVVGLLVSGSYAGLVANGQTVDRYVTGSYVEDEITSEYRPGNVDVTVREYRTTAYQRITVYDRNVTAHEGTERCLRLDGAIQLCDSWVDSYHAGLVDVPVSAYENRSSLDVLLVGGGDYVAVDHLRRYDADVDQVDIDGEFLQYAREDPYVRQFNDEAYRYDRLNTTVGDAVEYLRGSERRYDLILLDLPGARSDDALGLYSTEFYRLLRGHLTERGLVATWTYSKYADAEHHAAYVNTVHAAGFDRFAPYDVYEDLDGDGDEERGERFYVLSDGPTPAFDLDRAEGEYVRRHADRIGPVEWRRLPRYRGVEPNSVFDPNYDIVIE, encoded by the coding sequence ATGACAGCGAGTACCTTCGGCCTGCTGACTGACCGGCGAGTGAAGCTCGGCTTGACCTTCGTGGTGGCGTTCTGTTCCATCGCGTACGAGCTCGTCTACTCGGAGTTCCTCACCGTGTTCTACGGCGGGACCGTCCTCCGCTACTCCATCACCATCGGACTGTACATGTTCTCGCTGGGTGTCGGCGCGTTCCTCTCTCCGCAGTTGGGGGACACGGAGTCGAACTTCCTCCGGACGGAGGTGTACCTCGCCCTCGCCGGGCCGCTGGGTGCGGGGTTGATCGTCGGCGTCAACGCCTTCCCGGCGGTGACGTTCCCCGGGAAGTACGAACTCGGGTTAGCAGTCTCACACGTCCCGATCCTCGTCGTCGGACTGCTGTCCGGGTTCGAGATCCCGCTGTTGGAGGATCTCGTCGCGGACCGCGACGGCGGCGTGTTCGGTCGACTCGGGCATCTGCCGCGACGTGGGGCCGCGCGTGTCCTCGGCGTGTTGTTCGCCGTCGAACCGTCGGACAACGACGCGCTCTCGGAGGTGCTCGGCGTCGACTACCTCGGGAGTCTCGCCGGCACCGTCGTGTACGCGCTGGTGTTGTACCCCGACCACGGACTCGTCGTCAGCGTGCTCGCGTTGGGGTTGCTGAACGCGCTCGCGGCGCTGACGTTCGCCGCCTGGACGCTCTCGGACGTGACGCGCCTCTCGCGGCCGAGTGCCGGTCGCTGGCGCGTGCTGGTCGTCGTCGGGTTGCTCGTCAGCGGGAGCTACGCCGGCCTCGTCGCGAACGGGCAGACCGTCGACCGGTACGTCACCGGGTCGTACGTCGAAGACGAGATCACCAGCGAGTACCGCCCCGGAAACGTCGACGTGACGGTCCGCGAGTACCGTACGACGGCGTACCAGCGGATCACCGTCTACGACCGGAACGTGACGGCACACGAGGGCACCGAGCGGTGTCTCCGGCTCGACGGCGCGATCCAGTTGTGTGACAGCTGGGTCGACTCCTACCACGCCGGGTTGGTCGACGTGCCGGTGTCGGCCTACGAGAACCGGTCGTCGCTGGACGTGTTGCTCGTGGGCGGCGGCGACTACGTCGCGGTCGACCACCTCAGGCGCTACGACGCCGACGTGGACCAGGTGGACATCGACGGGGAGTTCCTGCAGTACGCCCGCGAGGACCCGTACGTCCGCCAGTTCAACGACGAGGCGTACCGGTACGACCGTCTGAACACGACCGTCGGCGACGCCGTGGAGTACCTCCGCGGAAGCGAGCGGCGGTACGACCTGATCCTGTTGGACCTGCCGGGTGCCCGCAGCGACGACGCGCTCGGACTGTACTCGACGGAGTTCTACCGGCTGCTCCGTGGACACCTCACCGAGCGGGGGTTGGTCGCGACGTGGACGTACTCGAAGTACGCTGACGCCGAGCACCACGCGGCGTACGTCAACACGGTGCATGCAGCCGGGTTCGACAGGTTCGCGCCGTACGACGTGTACGAGGACTTGGACGGTGACGGCGACGAGGAGCGCGGCGAGCGGTTCTACGTGCTCTCGGACGGCCCGACGCCCGCGTTCGACCTCGACCGGGCGGAGGGTGAGTACGTCCGGCGGCACGCGGACCGAATCGGGCCGGTGGAGTGGCGGCGACTCCCGCGGTACCGAGGTGTCGAGCCGAACAGTGTCTTCGACCCGAACTACGACATCGTGATCGAGTAG
- a CDS encoding DUF2617 family protein — protein MSDETPTGTPIPAENSAPAGTPTPTETLTFVHASEPPTTDVTVYDACERSVLGVPFTFRVIGNSHAVAAPALDFYELSSCAPVDRDGTPVTLDPAGETRRLVHETDRLRAETVVERRPLAAFPDEESFDLCHRFEPEAVTTVDVGERRFETYHTYPEYDLTVFSRTSLRLLSDTESDVDGAATHP, from the coding sequence ATGAGCGACGAGACCCCGACGGGGACGCCGATCCCGGCGGAGAACTCGGCCCCGGCGGGGACACCGACCCCGACTGAGACGCTCACGTTCGTCCACGCGAGCGAGCCGCCGACGACGGACGTGACCGTCTACGATGCCTGTGAGCGATCGGTGTTGGGAGTGCCGTTCACCTTCCGCGTGATCGGGAACTCGCACGCCGTCGCCGCGCCCGCACTGGACTTCTACGAACTCTCCTCGTGTGCCCCGGTCGACCGCGACGGCACGCCGGTCACCCTCGATCCGGCGGGCGAGACGCGTCGCCTGGTCCACGAGACCGACCGGCTCCGGGCGGAGACGGTGGTCGAGCGGCGGCCGCTGGCCGCGTTCCCCGACGAGGAGTCGTTCGACCTCTGTCACCGGTTCGAGCCCGAGGCGGTGACGACGGTCGACGTGGGCGAGCGGCGCTTCGAGACCTACCACACGTACCCCGAGTACGACCTGACGGTGTTCAGTCGGACCTCGTTGCGGCTGCTGTCGGACACCGAGAGTGACGTCGACGGGGCAGCTACTCACCCCTGA